One window of Candidatus Bipolaricaulota bacterium genomic DNA carries:
- a CDS encoding RtcB family protein produces MWEGPLEKVGEYRYEIPHTYKGKSGNLNMRTSGIIYASDEMIDSIRRDDAPEQVANVATLPGIVGKSMAMPEIHWGYGFPIGGVAATSADDGVISPGGVGFDINCGVRLVRTNLHMEDIDSKKIKALVDEMFKNVPSGVGSKAKVRLNRNELDSVIEMGAKWAVEKGYGWEKDLEVLEENGHMETDLSTISEKAKERGKSQVGSLGAGNHFLEIQRVADIFDGEAAKAYGVEKDQVVVLIHTGSRGFGHQVCTDHLRVLENAVRKYGIRLPDRQLACAPIHSEEGQSYLKAMAGAANFAWCNRQMIVHWVRQSFENVLGESAEDMGMEIVYDVCHNVAKLEEHEIDGRKMKVYVHRKGATRAFGPGRKEVPLKYRNIGQPVIIPGDMGTESYLLKGTEQSEETFGSTCHGAGRVMSRTAAKKRWRGEEIGRNLERKGIYAHPASWSVMAEESPDAYKDVGQVVAVTHGAGISLKVARMVPLGVVKG; encoded by the coding sequence ATGTGGGAAGGACCTTTGGAGAAAGTGGGCGAATACAGGTATGAGATACCTCATACATATAAAGGAAAGAGCGGGAATCTGAACATGCGCACATCTGGCATAATATACGCCAGTGATGAGATGATAGATTCAATAAGGAGAGATGATGCTCCCGAGCAGGTTGCAAATGTTGCCACGCTACCGGGCATTGTCGGAAAATCGATGGCCATGCCGGAGATACACTGGGGATATGGCTTTCCTATAGGAGGGGTGGCTGCTACCTCTGCAGATGACGGTGTCATATCGCCTGGCGGCGTGGGCTTTGATATAAATTGCGGAGTCCGCCTTGTCAGGACAAATTTGCATATGGAGGATATCGATAGCAAAAAAATAAAGGCTCTGGTTGACGAGATGTTCAAAAACGTGCCTTCGGGGGTTGGAAGCAAGGCTAAGGTTAGGTTGAACAGAAATGAGCTTGACAGCGTTATTGAGATGGGAGCAAAATGGGCTGTCGAGAAAGGCTACGGATGGGAAAAAGACCTTGAGGTGCTGGAAGAAAACGGGCATATGGAAACGGATTTATCCACAATTTCAGAAAAAGCCAAGGAGAGGGGCAAATCGCAGGTCGGCTCGCTCGGGGCTGGCAATCATTTTCTTGAAATACAGAGGGTGGCAGATATATTTGACGGGGAAGCAGCAAAAGCATATGGCGTTGAAAAAGACCAGGTTGTTGTTCTCATTCATACCGGCTCCCGCGGCTTCGGCCATCAGGTTTGCACTGACCATCTCAGAGTTCTGGAAAATGCAGTCAGGAAGTACGGGATAAGGCTGCCGGACAGACAGCTTGCATGCGCCCCGATCCACAGCGAGGAAGGGCAGTCATATCTCAAAGCAATGGCAGGTGCTGCAAACTTCGCCTGGTGCAACCGGCAGATGATAGTTCATTGGGTGCGTCAGTCTTTTGAAAATGTTCTCGGAGAAAGTGCGGAGGACATGGGCATGGAAATCGTATATGACGTATGCCATAACGTGGCAAAGTTAGAAGAGCATGAGATTGACGGAAGGAAAATGAAGGTTTACGTTCACCGCAAGGGTGCAACAAGAGCCTTCGGCCCGGGAAGGAAGGAGGTGCCGTTGAAGTACAGGAATATCGGTCAGCCAGTCATAATTCCGGGGGACATGGGTACGGAGAGCTACCTGCTGAAAGGCACGGAGCAATCAGAAGAAACATTCGGCTCGACATGCCACGGTGCAGGCAGGGTGATGTCAAGAACGGCTGCCAAAAAAAGGTGGAGAGGCGAGGAGATAGGCAGGAATCTTGAAAGGAAGGGCATATATGCGCATCCTGCAAGCTGGAGCGTGATGGCCGAGGAGAGCCCTGACGCCTATAAGGATGTGGGCCAGGTCGTGGCTGTGACCCATGGCGCAGGTATATCGCTCAAGGTGGCGCGCATGGTGCCTTTAGGGGTGGTGAAAGGATAA
- a CDS encoding DUF92 domain-containing protein yields the protein MDYITAVINILICLVFALISLKYKILDFKGTLAAAFIGIIILFSTGIEWFVLLLIFLVFGVLATKFRYGYKERKGLHERGNGMRKASNVIANGIVPAAVALFALKFSPEKMIVPFTVAIAVATSDTFASEIGVISDKVYLITNLKKTEVGTNGGVSWLGEAASVLGAAIISISAFILVGMEPKWVVFSIIMGFVGCQIDSVLGATLQGGVKSREEQLPSDAVLTNSDVNLLSISISALISFIFAVLLF from the coding sequence ATGGATTATATAACTGCAGTAATAAACATACTCATATGCCTTGTATTTGCTTTAATTTCCTTAAAATACAAAATACTGGACTTTAAGGGCACGCTTGCTGCAGCATTTATCGGCATAATAATATTATTTTCCACAGGCATAGAGTGGTTTGTCCTCCTGCTCATTTTCCTCGTATTCGGGGTTCTGGCGACAAAATTCCGCTACGGATATAAGGAAAGGAAGGGGTTGCACGAGCGGGGAAACGGAATGAGGAAGGCAAGCAATGTGATAGCCAATGGAATTGTTCCTGCTGCTGTTGCTCTTTTTGCCCTGAAATTCTCTCCCGAAAAAATGATTGTTCCGTTCACCGTGGCCATAGCGGTTGCAACTTCGGACACGTTTGCTTCAGAGATAGGCGTCATTTCCGACAAAGTATACCTCATAACCAATCTTAAAAAAACCGAAGTGGGCACAAACGGCGGCGTGTCATGGCTGGGAGAGGCAGCATCTGTTTTGGGAGCAGCCATTATCTCGATTTCAGCCTTCATTTTGGTCGGCATGGAGCCCAAATGGGTTGTTTTTTCAATAATAATGGGATTTGTGGGCTGCCAGATTGATTCTGTTCTGGGGGCGACCCTTCAGGGAGGGGTGAAGTCAAGGGAAGAGCAGCTTCCGTCTGATGCCGTACTCACAAACAGTGATGTCAATCTTCTTTCAATTTCCATCTCGGCTCTCATCTCATTCATATTTGCCGTGCTGTTGTTCTGA
- a CDS encoding archease, which yields MSFQLFEHTADIGVEAYGSTLEEAFEEVAKGMFSIITNGSKIDSKEKRTIRLPVDSDMEQLVVDWLSELLYINDVEGLVFGEFKVKINDELVGEAWGEKYDREKHGYGVEIKAVTYHMLQIKRNKKGFHIRVLFDI from the coding sequence ATGTCCTTTCAGTTGTTCGAGCATACGGCAGATATAGGCGTGGAAGCATACGGCTCAACATTGGAGGAGGCATTTGAGGAAGTCGCAAAAGGAATGTTTTCGATAATCACAAACGGAAGCAAAATAGATTCGAAAGAAAAAAGAACGATACGCCTTCCCGTAGACTCGGACATGGAACAGCTTGTGGTGGACTGGCTGTCCGAACTTCTTTACATAAATGACGTTGAAGGGCTTGTATTCGGGGAGTTTAAAGTGAAAATAAACGATGAGCTTGTAGGAGAAGCATGGGGAGAAAAGTATGACAGGGAAAAGCACGGGTATGGGGTTGAAATAAAAGCGGTCACATACCACATGCTCCAAATCAAAAGAAATAAAAAAGGTTTTCATATAAGAGTGCTATTTGATATATAA